Proteins from one Bombus affinis isolate iyBomAffi1 chromosome 1, iyBomAffi1.2, whole genome shotgun sequence genomic window:
- the LOC126914630 gene encoding tRNA:m(4)X modification enzyme TRM13 homolog isoform X1, which translates to MTEESHCMYFVKRKRRYCRMIVKEGKKYCGEHQPVSLEFNHSDKEGSENKRIKCPLDPTHTCYESKLTKHLKVCNAKRLIDAQPSFIVKGINANETYEAPRHIPLSELNDLIVNTVIDKVKAVHAKLPQFHKIVLEHPILKDKINNNSCGKTIKKHLLQNSSLLSHLERVNLIKDNTCFIEFGAGKGKLTYWLGQIVKHKKDCCILLVDRSSHRHKSDNKLKNEQSSLLIERIRADIADLKLNDITEIKKFERKVGIAKHLCGAATDLTLNCLVQAMQNEPKCNVTGIIIAFCCHHRCKYASYVGKEYLEQSGFTANEFTILCSIASWATCGSDLNKAINTLETQNDSGETRTNIKTLTSSEKEQIGRKVNSILNWGRLEYLKKVGFQTNLIYYTTTDVSLENMCIVATKDEI; encoded by the exons ATGACTGAAGAAAGTCATTGCATGTATTTTGTGAAGAGAAAAAGACGTTATTGTCGTATGATAGTGAAGGAAGGAAAGAAGTATTGCGGCGAACATCAGCCAGTTTCATTAGAATTTAATCATTCTGATAAAGAAGGATCtgaaaataaacgaataaaatgtCCACTTGATCCAACACA TACATGTTATGAGTCTAAGCTAACTAAACATTTGAAAGTATGCAATGCAAAACGCTTGATTGATGCACAACCATCATTTATCGTAAAAGGAATTAATGCTAATGAGACTTACGAAGCACCACGACACATACCACTCTCTGAATTAAACGATCTTATAGTAAATACAGTTATAGACAAAGTAAAAGCTGTTCACG CAAAGTTACCCCAATTTCATAAAATAGTATTGGAACATCCAATActtaaagataaaataaataataattcttgtGGAAAAACTATTAAGAAACATCTCTTACAAAATTCATCGTTATTATCACACTTGGAACGTGTAAATCTTATAAAAGACAATACATGCTTTATTGAATTTGGAGCAGGAAAGGGTAAACTAACTTATTGGTTGGGCCAAATAGTAAAGCATAAAAAAGACTGTTGTATTTTATTAGTAGACCGTTCAAGTCACAGACATAAGAGtgataataaattgaaaaatgaacAATCTTCTCTCTTAATAGAAAGAATACGTGCTGACATTGCTGACTTGAAACTGAATGATAtaacagaaattaaaaaatttgaacgTAAAGTTGGTATTGCAAAACATTTGTGTGGAGCAGCTAcag ATTTAACTCTAAATTGCTTAGTTCAAGCAATGCAAAATGAACCTAAATGCAATGTTACTGGTATAATCATTGCATTTTGTTGCCATCACAGATGTAAATATGCATCATATGTTGGGAAAGAATATTTAGAACAGTCTGGATTTACAGCAAatgaatttacaattttatgtaGCATTGCTAGCTGGGCAACTTGTGGCTCTGATCTAAACAAGGCAATTAATACTCTAGAAACTCAAAATGATTCGGGAGAGACAAG aacaaACATAAAAACTTTAACCTCGAGTGAAAAAGAACAAATCGGCCGAAAAGTAAATTCAATATTGAATTGGGGTCGCTTGGAGTATTTAAAAAAAGTTGGATTTCAAACTAATCTAATTTATTATACCACTACCGATGTATCACTAGAAAATATGTGTATCGTGGCTACAAAAGatgaaatataa
- the LOC126914949 gene encoding uncharacterized protein LOC126914949 codes for MKLWWSLALVGVALLMIIVTTRAESDLWEEDDKEVLVRTVRGTKERASGSTSSCRYVKGQWSECDSKTNTRSRTLNLKKGDKSCEQTKTIQKKCKKACRYEKGTWSGCVNQLMTRVDNLKANSDASCEKTRRLTKRCKPETNTKKSPKGERASKKSGKQ; via the exons ATGAAGCTGTGGTGGAGTTTGGCGCTGGTCGGTGTCGCCCTGTTGATGATCATCGTCACCACCAGAGCGGAATCTGATCTATGGGAGGAAGATGACAAGGAGGTTCTTGTACGAACTGTTCGTGGCACCAAAGAACGag CATCCGGTAGCACTTCGTCGTGCAGATACGTGAAGGGTCAATGGTCGGAATGCGACTCGAAAACCAACACGCGGTCCCGCACACTGAACCTTAAAAAGGGAGACAAGTCCTGCGAGCAGACCAAGACCATCCAAAAAAAGTGTAAAAAAG CTTGCCGGTACGAAAAGGGCACGTGGAGCGGATGCGTGAATCAGCTGATGACGAGAGTGGACAATTTGAAGGCGAACAGTGACGCCTCCTGCGAAAAGACGCGCCGGCTGACCAAAAGGTGTAAACCGGAGACCAACACTAAAAAATCTCCTAAAG GAGAACGAGCAAGCAAGAAGTCGGGTAAGCAGTAA
- the LOC126914686 gene encoding uncharacterized protein LOC126914686 isoform X2 — MSSTDSRSQHAYIYILRPFWNRWKWYAMIALLGIGSIILIRQFIFASYFPLHQVGHNLYSEELNQDVVKWYNGKIQSPSDPAHWQRYMTDIRRHWIFREYNPDQSYNLENPEIEDQSMGQAEHIRKIFKDKKNGFFVECGAYDGETRSNTLVLERYLDWNGLLVEADPLNFSKMLRKNRKAYLTPTCLATEPFPSVNSFLMANNVGRLHEPNASDSHLPNSPDVAHSGVHISVQCFPFIDLMAALNVTTVNYFSLDIEGHELQVLKTIPFDMINIETLSVEFSHVEEGKKELIGFMESKGYYVYSMVIRSDNLAHDIIFVKYDEKFNSLIE; from the exons ATGTCCAGTACAGATTCCCGCAGTCAGCATGCGTACATTTATATTTTAAGACCATTTTGGAACCGGTGGAAATGGTACGCGATGATCGCATTATTAGGCATCGGTTCGATTATTTTAATTCGGCAATTCATATTCGcgtcctattttcctttgcatcaGGTAGGGCATAATCTGTATTCGGAGGAGTTAAATCAAGATG TTGTTAAATGGTACAATGGCAAAATACAGTCACCATCGGATCCGGCACATTGGCAGCGGTACATGACCGATATTCGTCGACATTGGATATTTCGGGAATACAATCCGGATCAATCATACAACCTTGAAAATCCAGAAATCGAAGATCAATCGATGGGCCAAGCCGAACATATTCGAAAAATTTTCAAAGATaag AAAAATGGCTTCTTCGTAGAATGTGGCGCTTACGACGGGGAGACTCGGAGTAACACATTGGTATTGGAACGATACCTCGATTGGAATGGTCTTCTGGTAGAGGCGGATCCTTTGAACTTCAGTAAAATGTTGAGAAAAAACAGAAAGGCTTATCTAACACCTACGTGCCTTGCCACTGAGCCATTTCCCTCCGTG AATTCCTTCTTGATGGCCAATAATGTTGGACGTCTTCACGAGCCAAATGCTTCTGATAGCCATTTACCTAATTCTCCTGATGTTGCCCACAGTGGAGTCCACATCTCAGTTCAATGTTTTCCATTTATAGATTTAATGGCTGCTCTTAATGTGACTACAGTAAATTATTTTAGTCTTGACATTGAGGGGCATGAGCTTCAAGTATTAAAAACGATTCCTTTCGACATGATAAATATCGAG ACACTTTCTGTGGAATTCTCTCATGTTGAAGAAGGCAAAAAGGAGTTGATCGGTTTTATGGAGTCAAAGGGTTATTATGTGTATTCAATGGTTATTAGATCAGATAATTTAGCACACGATATAATATTCGTGAAATACGACGAAAAGTTTAATTCACTAATAGAATAA
- the LOC126914991 gene encoding uncharacterized protein LOC126914991 has protein sequence MGLHIFWPASTCLTLLVVCVIIILLRYGSRICKLRHAPLPSDREWEEKAYSRKLSVSMA, from the coding sequence atggGACTGCATATTTTTTGGCCAGCATCCACTTGTTTAACCCTTTTGGTTGTCtgtgtaataataattttattaagatACGGTTCGCGTATTTGTAAGCTACGGCATGCACCGTTGCCGTCTGATCGAGAATGGGAAGAAAAGGCGTATTCTCGAAAACTTTCAGTTTCTATGGCGTAA
- the LOC126914966 gene encoding uncharacterized protein LOC126914966 produces MSILDEREDYLKNPYFVKHEYGDFTPFYITVTICSFIFAFLCILNIGFCWCSRHRNYWQSPHTGNRWIQPLWTVLPHKTPPLDLSEIEPGRLVTQDKQEVLQYHNPKPYGTAPQTQEYMEMQKRESEI; encoded by the exons atgtccATTTTAGACGAGCGAGAGGATTATCTGAAGAATCCATACTTTGTGAAGCACGAGTATGGTGATTTTACTCCATTTTATATCACTGTCACTATCTGTTCCTTCATATTTGCATTCTTATGCATTTTGAACATTGGATTTTGTTGGTGCTCCCGTCATAGAAATTATTGGCAAAGTCCTCATACAG GAAATAGGTGGATTCAACCATTGTGGACTGTATTACCTCATAAAACACCACCTTTGGACTTAAGTGAGATAGAACCAGGACGTCTCGTGACACAAGATAAACAAGAAGTTTTACAATATCACAATCCAAAACCATATGGAACCGCACCACAAACACAAGAATATATGGAGATGCAAAAACGTGAGAGTGAAATTTAA
- the LOC126914630 gene encoding tRNA:m(4)X modification enzyme TRM13 homolog isoform X2 → MTEESHCMYFVKRKRRYCRMIVKEGKKYCGEHQPVSLEFNHSDKEGSENKRIKCPLDPTHTCYESKLTKHLKVCNAKRLIDAQPSFIVKGINANETYEAPRHIPLSELNDLIVNTVIDKVKAVHAKLPQFHKIVLEHPILKDKINNNSCGKTIKKHLLQNSSLLSHLERVNLIKDNTCFIEFGAGKGKLTYWLGQIVKHKKDCCILLVDRSSHRHKSDNKLKNEQSSLLIERIRADIADLKLNDITEIKKFERKVGIAKHLCGAATDLTLNCLVQAMQNEPKCNVTGIIIAFCCHHRCKYASYVGKEYLEQSGFTANEFTILCSIASWATCGSDLNKAINTLETQNDSGETREKCVAHWCS, encoded by the exons ATGACTGAAGAAAGTCATTGCATGTATTTTGTGAAGAGAAAAAGACGTTATTGTCGTATGATAGTGAAGGAAGGAAAGAAGTATTGCGGCGAACATCAGCCAGTTTCATTAGAATTTAATCATTCTGATAAAGAAGGATCtgaaaataaacgaataaaatgtCCACTTGATCCAACACA TACATGTTATGAGTCTAAGCTAACTAAACATTTGAAAGTATGCAATGCAAAACGCTTGATTGATGCACAACCATCATTTATCGTAAAAGGAATTAATGCTAATGAGACTTACGAAGCACCACGACACATACCACTCTCTGAATTAAACGATCTTATAGTAAATACAGTTATAGACAAAGTAAAAGCTGTTCACG CAAAGTTACCCCAATTTCATAAAATAGTATTGGAACATCCAATActtaaagataaaataaataataattcttgtGGAAAAACTATTAAGAAACATCTCTTACAAAATTCATCGTTATTATCACACTTGGAACGTGTAAATCTTATAAAAGACAATACATGCTTTATTGAATTTGGAGCAGGAAAGGGTAAACTAACTTATTGGTTGGGCCAAATAGTAAAGCATAAAAAAGACTGTTGTATTTTATTAGTAGACCGTTCAAGTCACAGACATAAGAGtgataataaattgaaaaatgaacAATCTTCTCTCTTAATAGAAAGAATACGTGCTGACATTGCTGACTTGAAACTGAATGATAtaacagaaattaaaaaatttgaacgTAAAGTTGGTATTGCAAAACATTTGTGTGGAGCAGCTAcag ATTTAACTCTAAATTGCTTAGTTCAAGCAATGCAAAATGAACCTAAATGCAATGTTACTGGTATAATCATTGCATTTTGTTGCCATCACAGATGTAAATATGCATCATATGTTGGGAAAGAATATTTAGAACAGTCTGGATTTACAGCAAatgaatttacaattttatgtaGCATTGCTAGCTGGGCAACTTGTGGCTCTGATCTAAACAAGGCAATTAATACTCTAGAAACTCAAAATGATTCGGGAGAGACAAG GGAAAAGTGCGTCGCTCATTGGTGCTCGTGA
- the LOC126914686 gene encoding uncharacterized protein LOC126914686 isoform X1, whose product MSSTDSRSQHAYIYILRPFWNRWKWYAMIALLGIGSIILIRQFIFASYFPLHQVGHNLYSEELNQDVLNRWYNFTNVVKWYNGKIQSPSDPAHWQRYMTDIRRHWIFREYNPDQSYNLENPEIEDQSMGQAEHIRKIFKDKKNGFFVECGAYDGETRSNTLVLERYLDWNGLLVEADPLNFSKMLRKNRKAYLTPTCLATEPFPSVNSFLMANNVGRLHEPNASDSHLPNSPDVAHSGVHISVQCFPFIDLMAALNVTTVNYFSLDIEGHELQVLKTIPFDMINIETLSVEFSHVEEGKKELIGFMESKGYYVYSMVIRSDNLAHDIIFVKYDEKFNSLIE is encoded by the exons ATGTCCAGTACAGATTCCCGCAGTCAGCATGCGTACATTTATATTTTAAGACCATTTTGGAACCGGTGGAAATGGTACGCGATGATCGCATTATTAGGCATCGGTTCGATTATTTTAATTCGGCAATTCATATTCGcgtcctattttcctttgcatcaGGTAGGGCATAATCTGTATTCGGAGGAGTTAAATCAAGATG TCCTTAATAGGTGGTATAACTTTACCAATG TTGTTAAATGGTACAATGGCAAAATACAGTCACCATCGGATCCGGCACATTGGCAGCGGTACATGACCGATATTCGTCGACATTGGATATTTCGGGAATACAATCCGGATCAATCATACAACCTTGAAAATCCAGAAATCGAAGATCAATCGATGGGCCAAGCCGAACATATTCGAAAAATTTTCAAAGATaag AAAAATGGCTTCTTCGTAGAATGTGGCGCTTACGACGGGGAGACTCGGAGTAACACATTGGTATTGGAACGATACCTCGATTGGAATGGTCTTCTGGTAGAGGCGGATCCTTTGAACTTCAGTAAAATGTTGAGAAAAAACAGAAAGGCTTATCTAACACCTACGTGCCTTGCCACTGAGCCATTTCCCTCCGTG AATTCCTTCTTGATGGCCAATAATGTTGGACGTCTTCACGAGCCAAATGCTTCTGATAGCCATTTACCTAATTCTCCTGATGTTGCCCACAGTGGAGTCCACATCTCAGTTCAATGTTTTCCATTTATAGATTTAATGGCTGCTCTTAATGTGACTACAGTAAATTATTTTAGTCTTGACATTGAGGGGCATGAGCTTCAAGTATTAAAAACGATTCCTTTCGACATGATAAATATCGAG ACACTTTCTGTGGAATTCTCTCATGTTGAAGAAGGCAAAAAGGAGTTGATCGGTTTTATGGAGTCAAAGGGTTATTATGTGTATTCAATGGTTATTAGATCAGATAATTTAGCACACGATATAATATTCGTGAAATACGACGAAAAGTTTAATTCACTAATAGAATAA